A region of the Stieleria neptunia genome:
ATTGGCCAATTCACGATCGGTTCGATCCTAGGAGAAGGCGGTTATGGCGTCGTCTATGACGCCGATCAATTCGTCCCCGTCCGGCGTCGTGTCGCCATCAAGGTCATCAAACCTGGGATGGACACCCGCGAAGTGCTGCGTCGATTCGATACCGAGCGTCAGACCTTGGCGTTGATGAATCACCCCAACATCGCAAAGTTTTTTGACGTCGGCAGCACGGACGCCGGTCGACCCTATTTTGTGATGGAACGCGTCGAAGGGTTGCCGATTACGGATCATTGCGATCATGCCCAATTAAGCCTTGAGCAGCGTCTAAAACTGTTCTGCGATGCCTGCTACGCCGTTCAGCACGCGCATCAAAAAGGCATCCTTCATCGAGATCTAAAACCATCGAACATCCTTGTCACTGAGGTCGACGGAAAACCGACTGCGAAGGTGATCGACTTCGGTGTCGCCAAGGCCCTCGAAACAGAGGACGAGAACCAAACCGCGGTGACTCGGCTCGATCAACTGATCGGCACCCCCCTTTACATCAGCCCCGAGCAGGCCGAGTGTCCTGCGGACATCGATACCAGGACGGACGTCTATTCCCTGGGAGTCGTTCTCTATGAGTTGCTTTGTGGTCAGACGCCGTTTCATCGCTTGAGAGCGTTTCGCGTCGACTTGGCAGAGTTGAGGCGTATCCTGAGCGAGGAAGAAGCTCGCAAACCGAGCACTCACGCCGAATCGAAATGCTTGGGTGCGAATCCACTCAAGGGCGATTTGGATTGGATCGCGATGAAGGCGATCGAAAAGGATCCGGATCGCCGTTATCCGACGGTGGACGCCTTGGCCGACGATGTCAAACGCTACCTGGCACGTGAACCGGTCTCCGCCGGACCACCGACACAGCTTTACCGAGTTTCCAAATTTGCCAGTCGCCACCGTGCCGCGCTCGCTTTCTCAATGGTGTTGATCGCTTCCTTGGCCGGTGGTGCCGCGCTGGCAACTTGGCAAGCGGTTCGCGCGACGCTCGCAGAGCAACTTGCCGAAGATCGACTGGAAGCGGTGGCGCAAGAACAGCAGCGAACACAAACAGCTTTACGTCTCGCCGAGGCGGCGGAAGCCGAACAACGGCGTCTGCGCGGATTGGCCGAGCAGCGAGAGCGATTTTCAAGACAACTGGTTTATGCCTCCGACATCCGCTTGGCAGGACAGTCGCTGCAAGATGGTGATCTTCGCAGCTTCGTCGACCAATTGGATCGTCATCGTCCTGCAACGGAAGCTGTCGATCTGAGAGGGTTCGAATGGTGGTTCCTGCGCGGCTTGGGTGTCGTCGACTATCAATCCCTGAAGACAGCGGGAAGCGGAGTCTGTTTGACTCGGTTCACGAGTGACGACGGTTACTTGGTCAGCGGCCACTACAACGGCAAGATCGGGATTTACGATGCCCAATCTTTTCAGCCCGTCCGCACCCTCAAGGGCCATGGCTCTTTCACCAACGACATCGACCTTTCCCCGAACGGCAAAATCCTGGCCTCGGCCGGTGATGATCATTTCCTGCGGTTTTGGGAGATTGAATCGGGGGAAAAAATTCGCCACGTCAAGGCCGACGAAGGACACGTCAATCGCGTTTGGTATGCCCTCGATGGCCAGTTGATCCTCTCGTCGGGCGAAGAACCGGACGTCAAACTTTGGGATCCGTCCAGCTTGGAAATCATCGATCGCCTCCGCGGCTATGCGACATTCCCCCACCACGGCATCAAAAGTCGACTGGCTTGCTCGCCCGACCGAACTCGCTGCGTCGCTGCCGACCAGTACAAGACGGCGCGGGTGTATGACCTGAAGACTCGCGAGGTGATTTGCTCGCTGGAGATCGGGCCGAGCGGGTTCATCCGCTGTTTGCAATTCTCACCCGACGGCCGATGGATCGCAGGCGGAAGGAGTGACCACCAAATCACGTTGTGGGATGCGGAAACGGGTGAAGTGCTTGAGCGCTTTCGAGGCCATTTGGATGACGTCCAGGACATCGCGTTTCATCCCGACGGGAACCTGATCGCATCCTCGGACAAATCGGGCGTCGTGCGGACTTGGAGGATTCGACGTGACGGTCCGCCGAAGGAAAACGTTGACAAAACGGAATCCGACAACACGCGAATTTCGAATTGGCCCGACGCGTTTGCTGCCCATGACGATCGGATCTGGTCGTTGGACTTTTCTCCCGATGGCGAAACCTTGGTGACCGGTTGTCGCGACGGCACGTTGCGGACCTGGACGGCACAATCCATCCATCGCTATCCCACGGGGTCGAATCGTCTGGAACCGCAAGCCGTCTGGATCGATGACCACCGTCTGGTCGTCACCGGGGAAAAGCAGTTGGTGTTTTGGGACCTGGAAACGGGTCGCAAGCAGGAAAGCGAAGTGCTTCCCGATTGGATCCAGTCGATCGCCCTTTCACAAGACGGCTCCAAAATCGCGACCGGGCACGAATAGGGCACGATACGAATCTGGGATGCCGAATCACGGCAGATCGAAAGCGAGTTCCACGAGCACGAAGGACCTGTGCACGCGTTGACCTACTTGCCCCACGATGGCTCGCTGATTTCGTGCGGCCAAGACGGCCAAGTGATCCGCTGGGCGCCCGAAAGTCTTGAGCCCGTCGTCTTGCATCACTTCGAAGACCTATGCAAATCGGTTGCCGTTTCACCGACCGAGCTGTTGATCGCCGCGGCGGTCCAAAACGACATCTACCTGTTTGACCTGGGCAGTTCATCTGACTCGGGGAAGCGCGAAACCGAACCGATGCGGATTCCCGGTCATCAAAACTCGGTCGACAGTTTCGCCTTCAGCCCCGACGGCCGGGTGTTGGCTAGCGCCAGCGATGACCGAACCATTCGAGTTTGGAATGTCGCCGACGGTAGCTTGCGACACGTGATCTACGCCCACCAGAGCAAGATCGAATCGATCGCCTTTTCGCCTGACGGGAAAACCATCGTCAGCGGTGACAAAGAAAGCCAACTCGCATTCAGCCATGTCGAGACGGGCCGACTGCTGTGCCGGGTCGACCTGCTCGACCGATGGCGAGACCTGGACATTGCCCCGGAAGCTCCCTGGATCAGCGAATTGAGATTCTCGCCCGACGGAACCCGCATCCTCGCCGCCATCTTTCAAACCGGCTACATCGTCCTCAACGGCCCACCACCGCAACCCTAGTCGCATCAAACAAAGACAGGTCATGACTTTCAACCGCACAAACACGCACAGTGTTCTGCTGGGGTGAGGGGGAATTCACACGCTCCACCCATCATTCTGCCACCTCCCATCGCCTCCCCCACCACCATCACCGTCCATCCTCCGCAAACGATTCATACTCCACGATCAACCCGCCCCATTGCGACCCAATGAATCACTCCCACAGCTCCCGCTGGACCCGAGCGTTCCGAAACCGATTGGCCAAGCGGCACCAGCTACGACTGCGGCTCGAGCAACTCGAATCCCGCTACCTACTCGCCGCTGACATCCCCTCCCCCGCGCCGATCACCTGGTTCGAATCCTACGACGACGTTCCGCGAGTCAGCTAAGAGTCCCTGGCCGACGAGGATCCGATTTACCCGGCGGGCTTCCAGGGTCCGCATGAACTCGCGGCCGGCGAGTGGAATATCCAGCTTGAGGAATCCACTTCACGGCGTGTTGCAATCTGCAAGCCGTGGACTCATACCTCGACGACGGCTTCAATGACTTCACCGTCATCGCGGGCTTGGGCTCAGAAGGATTGATGTTGGTCCGTGGACAGGGAGTGAGTTCGGCGGACGTTGAATCGAGCCTGAGCCGAAACGAATCCGTCGGGTCGTACAGCTTGAACTCGATGATTACCGGACAGGCAACACAGCCGAATGATTCCGAGTATGTACCGGGGCTGCTAGAAGGATTGACGCAAATCGGCGCCGAAGCGGCCTGGGACCAGTCCATCGGGAGCATGCAAACAGTTGTCGGTGTGGTCGATTCCGGCATCGATCTCGATCATCGTGATCTGTTTCTGAACATCTGGATCAACCAGGGCGAGATCCCGGCCGACCTTGGCGCGCAGGATATTGACGGCGATGGGCTGATCACCTTTTATGACCTCAATAACCTGCGTGTGATCGATGGTGTGATCTATGTCGCCTCGACCGTTACCCTTGATGGTGATGGCAATCTGCTTGCGGGCGATCTTGCCACCGCGGAGCAATTGACGAACGAGACGCCCTACCCGTCCAGCGACGACGTCGACAACGTCATCGCGGTCGCGGCATCCACTCTCGTCGGCGGGCTCGCAACCTTTTCCAACTACGGCCGCACGACTGTTGACATCGCCGCACCGGGCACTGGCATACGCAGCACACTCAAAGGCGGCGGCTACGGGACGGCAAACGGAACCAGCATGGCCACGCCGCACGTCGCCGGCGCCGCTGCGTTGATTTGGTCCTCACAACCTCAAGGGGCGGTCGGCGAAATCCGCGCGGCCCTGCTAGACGCCGCATCTGTCGAACCACTCGAAAACGGTGATCAGTTGGTCTCCAGCGGTGGACGCCTGAGTGCTTCCGGTGCGATCGCCGCCGATGTCTTTGCTCCTTCCGCCCGGGTCACACAAAAGTAGAGCATTGCGACCAGCGGCGGGAAGTCGACCGAATTCACGGTCAGATACCGCCACCGGGACGGAATCGATTTGGATTCGATTGATGACAACGACGTCATCGTCACGCGACAGTGGGGACCGGCCGACGCGATTCCCGTAACCTACAAACCGGGGTCAAAGTCGGCGACCGCAGACGGTGCGGTCGCAACCTACGTCATCGAGGCTCCCGGCGGCGGCTCGTTCACCAACTCGACCAATATGGTGATTCAAAGCGATGACCCCAATACGGTCTCGTCACAGATTTGGGTGGACGACCTATCGGGCCTTCCGTCGGCGTTGACGGTCACGGTGCCGATCTCGATCTTGGAGTCGTGCCCGATCCTGGCAGAATCAGCGGAAGGATCTACCAAGATGTTGTGGCAAATGGGGTCTATGACCCTGGAGAACCGGTGGGAATGAACACAATCGTTTTCCTGGACCTGAACTTCAATCAACAAATTGATGTGGGCGAGCCCACCGCGACCCTAAATGCCGAGGGGTTGTATGAGTTTGTTGAAATGGATGCCCACGTCTCGTATTCAATCTTAGCGACGCTCCCGACCGGATTTCAGCAAGTCGCTCCCGATGCAGACGGCAATTTCGAATGGGAAATCTTCTTGCCCGCCGGAGGCGACGTCACCAATCGCAATTTCGGGTTTCGGCGGGTGCAGGCGACGGGGCAGTCGACGTCGTCAATAGTGAGTGGACGCCTGTTTGAGGACACGAACGGTAGCGGTCTGTTTGAGCAAGGAATTGAGGTTTCGCATGGAAATGTCCCCATCTACCTCGATGCCAACAACAACCGTCGGCACAACATCGGGTCAGATGAACCAATCACTCTCACAAATGCGGATGGAACGTTTGCAATCGACGGTTTGAGTTCTCAGATCGTCACACTGCGAACCAGCTTAAACGACCGTTTCGTGCATACAACGCCGCTAGGGAATTCGTTTGATCTGGAAACGTCTCGCCTGTTCTCGGGTGTGGTTGCGTTTGATACCGCCAGTGCAGCGACGCCCAGCGATTTTAATTTGGATGGCATCGCGGATTTGGCTGTCGCCAACGTCAGCCAGAATACGCTGTCGATCTTGGCTGGTCGCGCCGACGGGGTGATCATTCGCGAAACGGCACACCCGATCGGCACCGGTGAAAAAGGCATCGACAGCATGGACGTGGCCGACATCGACAACGACGGGGACTTGGACATCGTCGCCACAAGACTGTCCGATGGCGGCGTGTCCATCTTCCGAAACATC
Encoded here:
- a CDS encoding protein kinase domain-containing protein; amino-acid sequence: MAIEIDSAAKRKRFINQECGNEADLRREIGELLRAHQMAGSFFIDHANGLTSGDDPDFFLDIHSRLTPGSTIGQFTIGSILGEGGYGVVYDADQFVPVRRRVAIKVIKPGMDTREVLRRFDTERQTLALMNHPNIAKFFDVGSTDAGRPYFVMERVEGLPITDHCDHAQLSLEQRLKLFCDACYAVQHAHQKGILHRDLKPSNILVTEVDGKPTAKVIDFGVAKALETEDENQTAVTRLDQLIGTPLYISPEQAECPADIDTRTDVYSLGVVLYELLCGQTPFHRLRAFRVDLAELRRILSEEEARKPSTHAESKCLGANPLKGDLDWIAMKAIEKDPDRRYPTVDALADDVKRYLAREPVSAGPPTQLYRVSKFASRHRAALAFSMVLIASLAGGAALATWQAVRATLAEQLAEDRLEAVAQEQQRTQTALRLAEAAEAEQRRLRGLAEQRERFSRQLVYASDIRLAGQSLQDGDLRSFVDQLDRHRPATEAVDLRGFEWWFLRGLGVVDYQSLKTAGSGVCLTRFTSDDGYLVSGHYNGKIGIYDAQSFQPVRTLKGHGSFTNDIDLSPNGKILASAGDDHFLRFWEIESGEKIRHVKADEGHVNRVWYALDGQLILSSGEEPDVKLWDPSSLEIIDRLRGYATFPHHGIKSRLACSPDRTRCVAADQYKTARVYDLKTREVICSLEIGPSGFIRCLQFSPDGRWIAGGRSDHQITLWDAETGEVLERFRGHLDDVQDIAFHPDGNLIASSDKSGVVRTWRIRRDGPPKENVDKTESDNTRISNWPDAFAAHDDRIWSLDFSPDGETLVTGCRDGTLRTWTAQSIHRYPTGSNRLEPQAVWIDDHRLVVTGEKQLVFWDLETGRKQESEVLPDWIQSIALSQDGSKIATGHE
- a CDS encoding WD40 repeat domain-containing protein; protein product: MESEFHEHEGPVHALTYLPHDGSLISCGQDGQVIRWAPESLEPVVLHHFEDLCKSVAVSPTELLIAAAVQNDIYLFDLGSSSDSGKRETEPMRIPGHQNSVDSFAFSPDGRVLASASDDRTIRVWNVADGSLRHVIYAHQSKIESIAFSPDGKTIVSGDKESQLAFSHVETGRLLCRVDLLDRWRDLDIAPEAPWISELRFSPDGTRILAAIFQTGYIVLNGPPPQP
- a CDS encoding LEPR-XLL domain-containing protein — protein: MNHSHSSRWTRAFRNRLAKRHQLRLRLEQLESRYLLAADIPSPAPITWFESYDDVPRVS
- a CDS encoding S8 family serine peptidase yields the protein MDSYLDDGFNDFTVIAGLGSEGLMLVRGQGVSSADVESSLSRNESVGSYSLNSMITGQATQPNDSEYVPGLLEGLTQIGAEAAWDQSIGSMQTVVGVVDSGIDLDHRDLFLNIWINQGEIPADLGAQDIDGDGLITFYDLNNLRVIDGVIYVASTVTLDGDGNLLAGDLATAEQLTNETPYPSSDDVDNVIAVAASTLVGGLATFSNYGRTTVDIAAPGTGIRSTLKGGGYGTANGTSMATPHVAGAAALIWSSQPQGAVGEIRAALLDAASVEPLENGDQLVSSGGRLSASGAIAADVFAPSARVTQK